The following are from one region of the Natronosporangium hydrolyticum genome:
- a CDS encoding cobalamin biosynthesis protein produces MPEPQLRAWGLLAGFAADLLLGDPRRLHPVAGFGQLAAALERRIYRDQRAAGVGYVSLLTVAAAAAGYAGGALARRGGRPPALLWQAALTWTALGGRSLTREAGAVAAALDRGDLATARTRLRSLCARDPDLLDAAGVARAAVESVAENTCDAVVAPLFWGAVAGPAGTAGFRAVNTMDAMVGYHTSRYERFGWAAARLDDAANWLPARVTAGLATLLAPVVGGSPRRAWRAWRRDGPGHPSPNAGRVEAAFAGALGRRLGGSANRYGDHLDRRPSLGDGAEPTAADIRRTIRLATAVGATSALLAAAAAQAVTASARDLPVRRRR; encoded by the coding sequence ATGCCTGAACCCCAACTTCGCGCCTGGGGCCTGCTCGCCGGCTTCGCCGCCGACCTGCTGCTCGGCGACCCCCGCCGGCTCCATCCGGTGGCAGGTTTCGGGCAACTCGCCGCAGCGCTGGAGCGGCGGATATACCGGGACCAGCGGGCCGCCGGAGTCGGGTACGTGAGCCTGCTCACCGTCGCGGCCGCCGCGGCCGGGTACGCGGGTGGGGCGCTCGCACGCCGGGGCGGACGACCGCCGGCGCTGCTGTGGCAGGCCGCGCTGACCTGGACCGCGCTCGGTGGCCGGTCCCTGACCCGGGAGGCCGGGGCGGTGGCCGCCGCCCTCGACCGGGGCGACCTGGCGACCGCACGGACCCGGCTGCGGTCGCTCTGTGCCCGCGACCCGGACCTGCTCGACGCAGCCGGGGTTGCCCGGGCGGCGGTGGAGTCGGTCGCCGAGAACACCTGCGACGCGGTGGTGGCTCCGCTGTTCTGGGGCGCTGTCGCCGGACCGGCCGGCACCGCCGGATTCCGCGCGGTCAACACAATGGACGCGATGGTCGGTTACCACACCAGCCGGTACGAACGGTTCGGCTGGGCGGCGGCCCGGCTAGACGATGCCGCCAACTGGTTGCCGGCGAGGGTGACCGCCGGGCTGGCGACGCTGCTCGCCCCGGTGGTCGGCGGTTCACCACGCCGGGCGTGGCGGGCATGGCGCCGCGACGGCCCCGGCCATCCGAGCCCGAACGCGGGCCGGGTGGAGGCCGCGTTCGCCGGCGCCCTCGGCCGGCGGCTCGGCGGGTCGGCGAACCGCTACGGCGACCACCTGGACCGGCGCCCCTCGTTGGGCGACGGCGCCGAGCCCACCGCGGCCGACATCCGTCGGACGATCCGGCTGGCCACCGCGGTCGGCGCCACCAGCGCCCTGCTGGCGGCAGCGGCCGCACAGGCAGTCACGGCATCGGCGAGGGACCTGCCGGTAAGGAGGCGGAGATGA
- a CDS encoding cobyric acid synthase produces the protein MSGAILFAGTGSDVGKSVLVAGVCRYLARRGHAVAPFKAQNMALNAAVTVGGEIGRAQAAQAAAAGVTPEVAMNPILIKPTGERHSQVVVMGRPAFDADARDYHARRQALLPTVTGALADLRSRFDVVVCEGAGSAAEINLRPYDLTNLGLARAANLPVLLVTDIDRGGAFGALYGTLALLEPADQALVAGFVINRFRGDPAVLAPGLEQLRQLTGRPCLGVLPHVDGVSLDAEDSLALERPLPSTPPRGPDGLEVVVLRLPRISNFTDVDALAAEPGVSVRFTTSVSDVRRADLVVVPGSKHTVADLAWLRSTGLAAAIAERVTAGAPVLGVCGGYQLLGDEIIDEVESGAGTVAGLGVLPVRTDFHPEKTVGQVTGVAPEFGGAAAGGYEIRHGRVSRQGGRAWLRRADGADEGCAVAETYGTSWHGVLEYDSLRRALLARVADRRGLRWQPGDESFAAVRQRRYDQLGDLVESHLDTDALWSLIADGPPPDLPVAAPGGAPPPPELPR, from the coding sequence ATGAGCGGGGCGATCCTGTTCGCCGGCACCGGCTCGGATGTCGGCAAGAGTGTGTTGGTCGCCGGGGTGTGCCGATACCTGGCCCGGCGCGGCCACGCGGTGGCGCCGTTCAAGGCCCAGAATATGGCGCTCAACGCCGCGGTCACCGTGGGTGGCGAGATCGGTCGCGCGCAGGCGGCGCAGGCCGCCGCGGCCGGGGTTACTCCCGAAGTGGCGATGAACCCGATCCTGATCAAGCCGACCGGAGAACGCCACAGCCAGGTGGTGGTGATGGGCCGACCCGCGTTCGACGCCGACGCCCGGGACTACCACGCCCGCCGGCAGGCGCTGCTGCCGACCGTTACCGGCGCGCTGGCGGACCTCCGCTCCCGGTTCGACGTGGTGGTCTGCGAAGGGGCCGGCAGCGCAGCCGAGATCAACCTGCGGCCGTACGATCTGACCAATCTGGGGCTGGCGCGCGCGGCCAACTTGCCGGTACTGCTGGTCACCGACATCGACCGGGGCGGCGCGTTCGGCGCGCTCTACGGCACGCTGGCGCTGTTGGAGCCCGCCGACCAGGCGCTGGTGGCCGGGTTCGTGATCAACCGGTTCCGGGGTGACCCGGCGGTGCTGGCCCCGGGGCTCGAGCAGCTGCGACAGCTCACCGGTCGACCCTGTCTCGGCGTACTGCCGCATGTGGATGGCGTGTCGCTGGACGCGGAGGATTCGCTGGCGCTGGAGCGACCGCTGCCCAGCACGCCGCCGCGGGGGCCGGACGGGCTGGAGGTGGTGGTGTTGCGGCTGCCGCGGATCAGCAATTTCACCGATGTGGACGCGCTCGCCGCTGAACCGGGCGTCTCCGTTCGTTTCACCACCAGCGTCTCCGATGTACGCCGGGCCGACCTGGTGGTGGTGCCCGGCAGTAAGCACACCGTCGCCGACCTGGCCTGGCTGCGGTCGACGGGGCTGGCGGCGGCGATAGCCGAACGGGTCACCGCCGGCGCGCCAGTGCTCGGCGTCTGCGGCGGCTACCAACTGCTGGGCGACGAGATCATCGACGAGGTGGAGTCCGGCGCCGGCACGGTGGCCGGGCTCGGGGTGTTGCCGGTCCGCACCGACTTCCATCCGGAGAAGACGGTCGGGCAGGTGACCGGCGTCGCGCCCGAGTTCGGTGGGGCGGCGGCCGGAGGCTACGAGATCCGCCACGGTCGGGTCTCGCGGCAGGGGGGCCGAGCCTGGCTGCGCCGCGCCGACGGCGCCGACGAGGGCTGCGCGGTAGCTGAGACCTACGGCACCAGCTGGCACGGCGTGCTGGAGTACGACTCGCTGCGCCGGGCGCTGCTCGCCCGGGTCGCTGACCGCCGTGGTCTGCGGTGGCAGCCTGGCGACGAATCCTTCGCGGCGGTGCGGCAGCGCCGCTACGACCAGCTCGGCGACCTGGTCGAGTCGCATCTGGACACTGACGCACTGTGGTCGTTGATCGCCGACGGACCACCACCAGACCTGCCCGTCGCCGCCCCCGGCGGCGCCCCACCTCCCCCGGAGCTACCTCGATGA
- a CDS encoding histidine phosphatase family protein, with translation MLGDPVSGQARLLLVRHAPTAATRAHAFPGDEPLDPAGRSEAAALRGRLPAGRAISSPAQRCQQTAALAGFADVELDPRWSELNFGGWAGLRLADAAERDPEQVSAWLDDPAHPPPGGEGVEELLARVRAALAELSEPGTTVVFTSGGPIKAAVLAVLAAPVSSLWRVEVAPCTVTILYGPHPQWQLRAGFAGAVADA, from the coding sequence GTGCTCGGGGACCCGGTGAGTGGCCAGGCCCGACTGCTGCTGGTCCGCCACGCCCCCACCGCGGCCACCCGCGCCCACGCCTTCCCCGGTGACGAGCCGCTCGACCCGGCCGGCAGGTCGGAGGCGGCCGCGCTGCGGGGCCGGCTGCCCGCCGGGCGGGCGATCAGCTCCCCCGCGCAGCGTTGCCAGCAGACCGCGGCGCTCGCCGGCTTCGCCGACGTCGAACTCGACCCGCGCTGGTCCGAGCTCAACTTCGGCGGGTGGGCGGGGTTGCGGCTGGCCGACGCGGCGGAGCGGGACCCCGAGCAGGTGTCGGCCTGGCTCGATGACCCGGCACATCCGCCACCCGGTGGCGAGGGCGTCGAGGAGCTGTTGGCCCGGGTCCGGGCAGCGCTGGCCGAGCTGAGCGAGCCCGGCACCACCGTGGTCTTCACCAGCGGCGGACCGATCAAAGCCGCGGTGCTGGCGGTGCTGGCCGCGCCGGTGTCATCGCTGTGGCGGGTCGAGGTGGCCCCCTGCACGGTCACCATCCTGTATGGGCCTCACCCGCAGTGGCAGCTCCGCGCGGGCTTCGCCGGGGCGGTGGCGGATGCCTGA